TTTCGGCCGTGCTTGACCGTTGCACCGAAGTCGGCCGATCGTCTCATCCGGTATTGAGCCGGGAGCACCGCCGAGCTGCCTGTGCTCAGGCGGTCAGCGAGCGACGGCCCTTGCTGCGCCGGGCGGTGACGATGGCACGACCGGCACGGGTACGCATCCGCAGCCGGAACCCGTGCACGCGGGCCCGACGACGGTTGTTGGGCTGGAAGGTCCGCTTGCCCTTGGCCACGGCACACTCTCCTTATTGCATCTTGCGTCGCGTAAGCCCGACACACCGGAAGCCCGTTGTGCCTGTCGCACGCGACGCACTCGGTAAGCTCGGTGAACTTCTGCGTCTTGCTCGTAACCGGCGCGGGCTCCGGCCTTTGGGCCGGTCGCAGCCGTATCGCCAGCGTTCGGGCGACTGTTCGAGGGTACTGATGCGTGATCGCCGGGTCAAACCCCGGTGTCATTGCCGTACTGCACCATGCCCCACGGCCTACGAAATCGACCCAGTATTCACACTGGTCACACCCGTATCGATCGCGTTAACGACCTTCGTTTTCATTCGGTTCATCTCGGTGAAATGAGTAGTCGTCTACGCGGAAACCTGTTAACTTGCTTGCCAGCGCCGTTTCGGAACCGGAGCGGTTCTCTACCACGAACCGAAGATCACGAAGCGGCTGGCGCTTCAGATATAGCGTCTTTTGTCTGGAGTATCCGTTGCTGAGCAACCGGCCCAGAGGGCCTCACCGCGGAATGCGCACCTCATCCACACCTGTGGATAAGTG
The window above is part of the Mycolicibacter sp. MU0102 genome. Proteins encoded here:
- the rpmH gene encoding 50S ribosomal protein L34 produces the protein MAKGKRTFQPNNRRRARVHGFRLRMRTRAGRAIVTARRSKGRRSLTA